DNA from Chloroflexi bacterium ADurb.Bin180:
GCCGTAGGGCTGAAAGAGGCCTCCCGAGCGCACGCCGAGCATGTTGTACAGGTAGTTCGACCAACCGGCTGACCACACGCCGTGGAGCACCAGCACAGCCAGCACCAGCCCGGCGCCCGCGGCCAGCCGCAGGGCCGACCGCCAGCCGGAGCGCATGCAGAGGAGCCAGGCGGCGGCGAGAAGGAGGGCGCTCCCCCCGGACGCCTTGCAGGAGATGGCCAGCCCTGCGGTGAGTCCGGCCCAGAACCAACGGCCATCGAGCAGGGCCAGAGCCGAGAGGGTCAGAGGCAGGACCAGAAAGGTCTCGGCGTTCGCGGTGAATCCCTCGATGGCGGGCAGAGAGGAGTACAGGGCGTACAGCAGCGCCGCCGGCAAGGCGTAACGCTCGCCGAGCAGACGACGCGCGCAGCCAGCGACGGCGAGGGTGGTGGCCGCGACCCACAGCGCGCCCCACAGGCGGATGGCCCAGGTGGCTCCGCCAAGCAAGACCACGGGCACCCAGTAGGACACGAAGAGCCCCTGGGGCCGCTCAACCCCGAGAAGATTGACATACAGCGGGTAGCCTCGCACCCACCAGTAGACATCGTAGGCGTAGCTGCCCTCATCGGAGATAAGGGGCCAGGAGAAGAAGGGCACCCGCAGCAGCAGGGCCAACGCGGCAGGAATCAGCGGGCTGTTGCGCCATCGAGTGAGCAAGCGAGCACCTCCGCGGCGCATTGTACCACAGGGCCGCACGGGCCGTTAACCGCTGGCGAGGGCAGGCACGCAGTTGGCTCTGGCGGCGACCAGCCCTAGAATGGGCTGCCCGCGATAGGCGGGCGACGGCAGATCAAGACAGATAGGAGCTGCGATGAGTCACGATTTCCTCGCCCTCTCGCTGCCGCTGCCTTTCGGTATGGGCAGCGTCAACTGCTACCTGGTGCACAATGACAAGGGATTCTATCTGGTCGACAGCGGAGCGCCCAATGCCACCGCCAGGCTGCAGAAGGAGCTGGGACTGGCGGGGTGCGGACCGGGCGAGCTCAGGCTCATTGTGCTGACCCACGGCGATTTCGACCATATCGGCAGCGCAGCGCGGATACGGGCCCGCTTTGGCGCGCCCATCGCTATGCACCGTGCTGACGCCGGCATGGCCGAGAGGGCCGATATGCTGGCCAGCCGCAAGTCGGGCAGCAAAATGATGGCCAGGATCGTGCCGCTGCTGTTTGGCTTTGGCCAGGACAGGCTCTTTAGCCCGGACGTGCTCCTGGAGGACGGCTCGGACCTCACACCCTACGGCTGGCAGGCGAGGGTGGTGGCGCTGCCGGGGCATTCTGGCGGCTCAATCGGGGTGGTCACGGCAGAAGGAAACCTGTTCTGCGGCGACCTGTTCGAGAACACCACGGTGCCGGCCATGGGCTCGATCGTGGATGATCGGCCGGCGATGCTGGCCAGCGTGCAGAAGGAAGGGCCTGGGCATCCAGCGGGTCTATCCGGGACACGGCGAGTCTTTTGCGTTTGGGGAGCTTGGCCCCGGGGAGGAGTGATGGATCATCGCGAGGTGGGCCGCTACTGGAACGAGAACGCCGAGGTGTGGACCAGGCTGTCGCGGCAGGGGTACGATACCTACCGTGATCACCTGAACACGCCGGCGTTCCTGGCCATGCTGCCGGAGGTGCGGGGCAGGAACGGGCTGGACATTGGCTGTGGGGAGGGATATAACACGCGGCAGCTCGCCCGGCGCGTGGCCAGGATGACCGCCATCGATGTTGCCGAGGTGTTCATCGGGCACGCCAGGGCCGAGGAGGAGCGGGAGCCGCTGGGCATCGAGTATCAGGTAGCCAGCGCCGTGGCGCTGCCCTTTGGCGACGCGTCGTTCGATTTCTGCACCGGGTTCATGAGTTTCATGGACATCCCCGAGACCAAGTTGGTGGTGCGCGAGGCCTACCGGGTGCTCAAGCCGGGCGGATTCCTGCAGTTTTCGATCACTCACCCCTGCTTCAACACGCCCGGGAGGCGCAACCTGCGCGATGAAAACGGGCGGACCTATGCCTTTGAGATTGGCGATTACTTTGGCACGGAGGACGCGGTTATTCAGGAGTGGACCTTTAGCGCCGCGCCGAAGGATATCCGTGACAGCGTGCGCCCCTTCCGGGTTCCGGCGTTCAATCGCACGCTCAGCCAGTGGTTCAACCTGCTGCTGGGCACGGGGTTCGTGCTGGAGCAGGTGGAAGAACCCCGACCGAGCGACGAGGTGGTGGCGCAGCATCCCAACCTGCAGGACGCGCAGGTGGTGCCGTACTTTCTATTGCTGCGGGTGAGCAAGCCGGCTTGGCCGCAAACGGTCGGGGGTGGCATTGACAGCGGCGGCGCCGTGCGTATGATGAGCGGCAGACGATCGTGGCACAGGAGGCAGCGTCGCTCCGCCATCGCAGCCCAGAGCCTCCGGGAGGGTGTGCGATGCGGGCCGAGTCTCTGGAAATCCTCAGACAGTATGCGTTCTTGACCAGTCTGCTGGCCGGCTTTGCGCCCACGGCGGCCAGCGAGTTGGTTGGGTTGGGCACGAGGGCCAGGCTGGCCACCGTTGCCATCGCTCTGTTCCTGCTTTCCCCTCTGCTGTCAGTGGTATACACCTGCCTGTCGGTGATGGTGCTGGCCAGGCTGCTCGCGCCGCCCGGCTACCTCTCGGCGAGCGAAGAGTGGGTGACGCACCTGCTGGGGGGAGCGGCGTGCTGTCCCTTGTTGGTGGGGTGGCTGAGGTCGCGGGCGCTGAGGGCGTTCTCCACGCTGACGGCTGGCCGGTCGCTGTATCTGCTGGTCTATCTGATGTGGACCAGCGGCATGTGAGTGAGTCGCTGTGGGGGCCAAAGAACCGATTACGGGGAGTACGGTGAAAGAAATCCAAGTTAGAGAACAGACAGACAGGCTGCCCCTGAGGGGCGAGAGTGAAGCGTTCCAGACGCTGGGCGAGCTGCGGGAGCTGATGTCGCAATGCACCGCCAGCGGTGATGCCGACCGCTTGTGGAAGGCGGTGCGAGAGCCGGGGCAGATGCCGCTCCTCTTTGGCGACACAGTGGCGGTGTTCTTCTACCGCGGGACGGCCACGAGCGTCGAGGCGCGGGGTGACTTTGAGCTACGCTACCGCCGTCTGGGGCGTACGGACGTGTGGTGGGCGCAGGGCGAATTTGAGCCGGACGCGCGGGTAGAGTACCGGCAGCGGCTGGGGGCCCGGCGCTGGCAGCTCGACCCGCTCAATCCGCTGGTGGAAACGGGCGGCATGGGCTCGGAATCGGTGGTGATGATGCCGGGCTATGTACCTCCGCCCTGGACCCAGTTGCCCCGGCCGGCGGTCAGAGGGCGCCTGGGCAGGAACATCACGCTGGCCAGTCAAAGCCTGGGCTATGACGTGAACGTGCGCATTTACCGCCCGCACGGCTACGAGATGCTGCACGCTCTGCCGAGCATCTATGTGGTCGACGGGCAGGAGTATGCCGACCCGCAGATGGGGGCGATGGTCCAGGCACTGGACTATCTCATCGCCGGGGGGCGCGTCGAGCCGGTGATTGCCGTGTTCATCGATGCGCGCGACCCGCACACGGGCAGGAACCGGCGCGAGGAGGAGTTTCGGCGGCGGCGGCTGGACGACAACCCCCTGGGCGAGTTCATCGGCGAGGAGCTGGTGCCGCTGGTGGACAAGAAGTGGCGGACGAAAGCGTCGGCCGGGTCGCGGGCGCTGGCCGGGTTCTCGTTTGGCGGGATGTTCGCCGCCCATATGGGGCTGGCCTATCCTGATGTGTTCGGCAAGGTAGCGATTCAATCGCCCTACATCGTACGGCGCTGGGTGCTGGACACGTACCGGCTGGCCGAACGTCGGCCGTTGGAGATCTTCCTGAGCCACGGCACCTACGATGAGGGTGCGTCGTCGCTGCGGCTGAGGGAGATCCTGGTGGCGCGCGGATACCGGGTGCGCTATGTGGAGCGTCACGAGGGGCACTCGTTTGGCATGGTGCGCAGCCAACTGGGTGACCTGCTGACCTGCTTTTTCGGGCGGGGCTGAGCGGCGTTCACCGACGGCAGCGACAAACGCACACGAGAACAGAGGGGGGCGAAGGCCCCCCTCTGCGTTTGATGCCGTCCCGCTGCCGCGCCGCGCGCTCAGCTCAGGATCAGGGAGCAACGCCGCGCTGGCGGTAGACCTTCTGGATGCGCGACAGGGCCACGATGTAGCAGGCGGTGCGCCAGTCGGTCGAGTAGGCCTTGGCGGCATCGCGCACGGCCTGGTAGCCGGCGGTCATCCGCTTGAGCAGCTTGCTGTCGACCTCTTCCAGGTCCCAGTACTCGCTCTGCTTGTTCTGCAACCACTCAAAGTAGCTCACCGCCACGCCGCCGGCGTTGGTCAGCACGTCGGGCAGGAGCGGGATGCCCTTTTCGCAGAGGTAGGCGTGGCCTTCACCGTCAGTGGGGCCGTTGGCGGCTTCGGCCACGAGTTTGACGTTCAGGAGCGGCGCGGTCTCGGCGGTGATCTGGTTCTCCATTGCCGCCGGGATAAAGATGTCCGCTTTGGTGCTGAGATAGGTCCGGAAGTCAATGGGGTTGAGTCCCGGGAAGCCGTTGACCAGGCCGCCGTGAGTCCTGGTAAAGTCGGTCAGCCCGT
Protein-coding regions in this window:
- the bioC_1 gene encoding Malonyl-(acyl-carrier protein) O-methyltransferase; translation: MSHDFLALSLPLPFGMGSVNCYLVHNDKGFYLVDSGAPNATARLQKELGLAGCGPGELRLIVLTHGDFDHIGSAARIRARFGAPIAMHRADAGMAERADMLASRKSGSKMMARIVPLLFGFGQDRLFSPDVLLEDGSDLTPYGWQARVVALPGHSGGSIGVVTAEGNLFCGDLFENTTVPAMGSIVDDRPAMLASVQKEGPGHPAGLSGTRRVFCVWGAWPRGGVMDHREVGRYWNENAEVWTRLSRQGYDTYRDHLNTPAFLAMLPEVRGRNGLDIGCGEGYNTRQLARRVARMTAIDVAEVFIGHARAEEEREPLGIEYQVASAVALPFGDASFDFCTGFMSFMDIPETKLVVREAYRVLKPGGFLQFSITHPCFNTPGRRNLRDENGRTYAFEIGDYFGTEDAVIQEWTFSAAPKDIRDSVRPFRVPAFNRTLSQWFNLLLGTGFVLEQVEEPRPSDEVVAQHPNLQDAQVVPYFLLLRVSKPAWPQTVGGGIDSGGAVRMMSGRRSWHRRQRRSAIAAQSLREGVRCGPSLWKSSDSMRS
- a CDS encoding Endo-1,4-beta-xylanase/feruloyl esterase precursor; its protein translation is MGAKEPITGSTVKEIQVREQTDRLPLRGESEAFQTLGELRELMSQCTASGDADRLWKAVREPGQMPLLFGDTVAVFFYRGTATSVEARGDFELRYRRLGRTDVWWAQGEFEPDARVEYRQRLGARRWQLDPLNPLVETGGMGSESVVMMPGYVPPPWTQLPRPAVRGRLGRNITLASQSLGYDVNVRIYRPHGYEMLHALPSIYVVDGQEYADPQMGAMVQALDYLIAGGRVEPVIAVFIDARDPHTGRNRREEEFRRRRLDDNPLGEFIGEELVPLVDKKWRTKASAGSRALAGFSFGGMFAAHMGLAYPDVFGKVAIQSPYIVRRWVLDTYRLAERRPLEIFLSHGTYDEGASSLRLREILVARGYRVRYVERHEGHSFGMVRSQLGDLLTCFFGRG